A stretch of Pempheris klunzingeri isolate RE-2024b chromosome 19, fPemKlu1.hap1, whole genome shotgun sequence DNA encodes these proteins:
- the srek1 gene encoding splicing regulatory glutamine/lysine-rich protein 1 isoform X1 yields the protein MSGIPGTAVVQVTNLSSAVSSEQMRTLFGFLGDIEELRLYPPDNAPLSFSSKVCYIKYRDPSSVGVAQHLTNTVFVDRALIVVPCAEGKIPEEAKALSLLAPATPVPSLIPGGGLLPIPAPAPLQNLNLPIVNRMSASLDTAASALSQPPLMGNVDPSKIDEIRRTVYVGNLNSQTTTAEQLLEFFKQVGDVKFVRMAGDETQPTRFAFVEFVEQESVARALTFNGVMFGDRPLKVNHSNNAIVKPPELTPQAAAKELESVMKRVREAQSTIAAAIDPADIKKRSPSRSQRSRRSRSRSRSRSHSRTRRKRSRSKHSIRLPQKIWPRNDSHSSRNSHKRRSRSRDRRHSRSRSRGHKRKSKDRSRSPRRKARTPSPKRGKKDRRRERSRDRKERSTSRKRSRKDEDRIKSKAKPAKVERDYDREEKEEYESDREDSAPRSEDMMSPPRVHHNGSYKTHTEEDVSAGADGTK from the exons ATGAGTGGGATACCAGGGACCGCTGTCGTCCAGGTCACCAACCTGTCCTCGGCCGTGAGCAGCGAGCAGATGCGCACTCTGTTCGGTTTCCTGGGAGACATCGAGGAGCTGCGGCTCTACCCGCCCGA CAAtgcccctctgtctttctcctccaaagTGTGTTATATAAAGTACCGAGACCCCTCCAGTGTTGGAGTGGCGCAACATCTCACCAATACTGTTTTTGTTGACAGAGCTTTGATAGTAGTGCCATGTGCGGAAG GGAAAATCCCAGAGGAGGCCAAGGCCTTGTCACTTTTGGCACCCGCCACTCCAGTACCTAGTCTGATTCCTGGTGGGGGTCTGCTCCCAATTCCTGCTCCAGCCCCACTTCAGAAT CTGAACCTTCCCATAGTGAACCGGATGTCAGCTAGCCTGGACACCGCAGCATCGGCGCTCTCGCAGCCGCCCCTCATGGGAAACGTGGATCCCTCGAAAATTGATGAGATCAGGAGGACCGTCTATGTCGGCAACCTGAACTCACAG accaccactGCAGAGCAGCTGTTGGAGTTCTTCAAGCAGGTGGGAGATGTTAAATTCGTGCGAATGGCTGGAGATGAGACGCAGCCGACGCGTTTCGCCTTCGTGGAGTTTGTCGAGCAAGAGTCGGTCGCCAGAGCCCTGACCTTCAACGGAGTCATGTTTGGAGACAGACCCCTGAA GGTTAATCATTCCAACAACGCTATAGTAAAACCCCCAGAGCTGACGCCACAGGCTGCTGCTAAGGAGCTAGAAAGTGTGATGAAGAGGGTGAGAGAAGCTCAGTCCACCATCGCTGCTGCTATAGATCCAG CGGACATAAAGAAGCGTTCCCCCAGTCGGTCTCAGAGGTCCCGCCGCTCCCGTTCCCGCTCCCGCTCCCGCTCACACTCAAGGACGCGCAGGAAAAGGTCCCGTTCGAAACACAG TATCAGGCTGCCTCAGAAGATATGGCCCAGGAACGACTCCCACAGTTCCCGGAATAGCCACAAGAGGCGCTCTCGCTCCAGAGACAGGAGGCACAGCCGCAGTCGCTCAAG GGGCCACAAGAGGAAGAGTAAGGATCGATCCAGGAGCCCACGAAGGAAAGCCAGAACCCCCTCCCCTAAAAG AGGTaagaaagacaggaggagggagcgCAGCAGGGACAGAAAGGAGCGCTCCACGTCCAGGAAGAGGAGCCGCAAGGACGAGGACAGGATAAAGAGCAAGGCCAAGCCAGCGAAG GTGGAAAGGGACTAcgacagagaagaaaaggaagagtaCGAGAGCGACAGAGAAGACTCAGCCCCACGTAGTGAGGACATGATGTCACCACCCCGCGTCCATCACAACGGCAGCTACAAGACTCACACTGAGGAGGACGTCTCCGCGGGTGCCGACGGCACCAAGTGA
- the srek1 gene encoding splicing regulatory glutamine/lysine-rich protein 1 isoform X2: protein MVHDQYVSSTGKIPEEAKALSLLAPATPVPSLIPGGGLLPIPAPAPLQNLNLPIVNRMSASLDTAASALSQPPLMGNVDPSKIDEIRRTVYVGNLNSQTTTAEQLLEFFKQVGDVKFVRMAGDETQPTRFAFVEFVEQESVARALTFNGVMFGDRPLKVNHSNNAIVKPPELTPQAAAKELESVMKRVREAQSTIAAAIDPADIKKRSPSRSQRSRRSRSRSRSRSHSRTRRKRSRSKHSIRLPQKIWPRNDSHSSRNSHKRRSRSRDRRHSRSRSRGHKRKSKDRSRSPRRKARTPSPKRGKKDRRRERSRDRKERSTSRKRSRKDEDRIKSKAKPAKVERDYDREEKEEYESDREDSAPRSEDMMSPPRVHHNGSYKTHTEEDVSAGADGTK from the exons ATGGTTCATGACCAATATGTTTCCAGTACAG GGAAAATCCCAGAGGAGGCCAAGGCCTTGTCACTTTTGGCACCCGCCACTCCAGTACCTAGTCTGATTCCTGGTGGGGGTCTGCTCCCAATTCCTGCTCCAGCCCCACTTCAGAAT CTGAACCTTCCCATAGTGAACCGGATGTCAGCTAGCCTGGACACCGCAGCATCGGCGCTCTCGCAGCCGCCCCTCATGGGAAACGTGGATCCCTCGAAAATTGATGAGATCAGGAGGACCGTCTATGTCGGCAACCTGAACTCACAG accaccactGCAGAGCAGCTGTTGGAGTTCTTCAAGCAGGTGGGAGATGTTAAATTCGTGCGAATGGCTGGAGATGAGACGCAGCCGACGCGTTTCGCCTTCGTGGAGTTTGTCGAGCAAGAGTCGGTCGCCAGAGCCCTGACCTTCAACGGAGTCATGTTTGGAGACAGACCCCTGAA GGTTAATCATTCCAACAACGCTATAGTAAAACCCCCAGAGCTGACGCCACAGGCTGCTGCTAAGGAGCTAGAAAGTGTGATGAAGAGGGTGAGAGAAGCTCAGTCCACCATCGCTGCTGCTATAGATCCAG CGGACATAAAGAAGCGTTCCCCCAGTCGGTCTCAGAGGTCCCGCCGCTCCCGTTCCCGCTCCCGCTCCCGCTCACACTCAAGGACGCGCAGGAAAAGGTCCCGTTCGAAACACAG TATCAGGCTGCCTCAGAAGATATGGCCCAGGAACGACTCCCACAGTTCCCGGAATAGCCACAAGAGGCGCTCTCGCTCCAGAGACAGGAGGCACAGCCGCAGTCGCTCAAG GGGCCACAAGAGGAAGAGTAAGGATCGATCCAGGAGCCCACGAAGGAAAGCCAGAACCCCCTCCCCTAAAAG AGGTaagaaagacaggaggagggagcgCAGCAGGGACAGAAAGGAGCGCTCCACGTCCAGGAAGAGGAGCCGCAAGGACGAGGACAGGATAAAGAGCAAGGCCAAGCCAGCGAAG GTGGAAAGGGACTAcgacagagaagaaaaggaagagtaCGAGAGCGACAGAGAAGACTCAGCCCCACGTAGTGAGGACATGATGTCACCACCCCGCGTCCATCACAACGGCAGCTACAAGACTCACACTGAGGAGGACGTCTCCGCGGGTGCCGACGGCACCAAGTGA
- the LOC139219249 gene encoding interleukin-31 receptor subunit alpha: MSDRVSTPLCTEGRLQSKVATTTAVSSHAADLEQAQAQAQAQAQAQAQAQAQAQAQAQAQAQAQAQAQAQAQAQAQAQAQAQARHTEGPLEGPLAQITRLKIFPSGSVSVSGGHMLCALSCKSEDISSKYQHCGTHPDGVRNLDCFGKYNSFGRKKCVWTPGKNASGQTYTLIIQQQGRLYCKAHNNITKLSEKIYVYVNHNMTAEVFENSESTNCTKAVFKGSPKSLLRCDPPYKVSFSRHSGRLAVNVSWQKVDIKAIKNFSVRYKALGNLSWIKNGQKCTVENLNSSLVYTVQIQCVTNDKCSQCVWSEAYTVPSELTTQPVVVDVEDTDIAERKGSRLLYLTWKFLIKGPHDGYSVTIGKASGEAPLEQISTTQPEIRLILSYSAYHVNISAVNSVSTSPAASQPIPQRQDVPTGKVNVTVHSNTSFTIYWKDNLIEQYVCYSVEWMKRGHKAAYMSFNVDKNNYRTLSPLTEPLEPYKRYSITLHTRPNKDTCNMKYINNSESTYGSTHFYYTEGSPVSAPTNISSYDVTLTSVVLQWSSIPEEDIRGFLLGYIIHYTEYHHSGAGAERNISVGPELNSYELKALKSSTAYEVQISGFTQAGEGVRSTASFFKTNYRAYFNFSGVIISFAVVATVLIFAPPIIKRAKIMLWPSIPDPGNSNAMQKIEEQELLKSVNTLKVEEWDTNSLQIIEKEDVIPSVSPLLHASEDEEDSPEITCNWTPTETEDATGDILPDITAETLSAAQQTAPQSSPFAFSSGYTTMEVFQQVMPQAAPPNTSATQAMESEPVDTHSTVLRSGLDYMRQFSSSRTLDSEMSVNL; this comes from the exons ATGTCAGACCGCGTGTCGACGCCGCTTTGCACCGAGGGGAGGCTTCAGTCAAAAGTTGC GACGACCACAGCAGTATCATCTCATGCAGCAGATCTGGagcaggctcaggctcaggctcaggctcaggctcaggctcaggctcaggctcaggctcaggctcaggcccAGGCTCAGGcccaggctcaggctcaggctcaggctcaggctcaggctcaggcccAGGCCCAGGcccaggctcaggctcaggctcgGCACACAGAGGGGCCACTAGAGGGCCCACTTGCCCAAATTACT CGTTTAAAGATATTTCCTTCTGGTTCCGTCTCAGTGAGCGGCGGCCACATGCTTTGTGCCT TGAGTTGCAAATCAGAGGACATTTCTTCTAAATATCAGCACTGTGGGACTCACCCAg ATGGAGTACGCAATTTAGATTGTTTTGGTAAATATAATTCatttggcagaaaaaaatgtgtgtggacACCTGGAAAGAATGCATCAGGACAGACCTACACACTCATCATACAACAACA GGGCAGACTATATTGCAAAGCTCACAACAACATCACTAAACTCTCGGAGAAGATTTACGTATATGTAAATCACAACATGACTGCTGAGGTTTTTGAAAACAGCGAGTCAACAAATTGCACAAAAGCCGTTTTCAAAGGTTCACCAAAGAGCTTGT tACGATGTGATCCTCCGTATAAAGTGTCCTTCAGCCGCCACTCAGGAAGACTAGCTGTGAATGTGAGCTGGCAAAAGGTGGACATAAAGGCCATTAAGAATTTCTCTGTGAGATATAAAGCATTGGGCAACCTGTCGTGGATCAAG AATGGACAGAAATGTACGGTGGAAAATCTCAACTCCTCACTGGTTTACACTGTGCAGATTCAGTGTGTCACTAATGATAAATGCTCCCAGTGTGTTTGGAGTGAGGCCTACACTGTCCCATCAG AACTGACAACACAGCCAGTGGTTGTCGACGTTGAAGACACTGACATCGCAGAGAGAAAAGGCAGCCGACTGCTGTATTTAACTTGGAAG tttttaattaaaggaCCACATGATGGCTACAGTGTGACCATTGGGAAAGCTTCAGGAGAGGCTCCACTTGAGCAGATCAGCACCACTCAGCCTGAGATCAGACTGATTCTCTCCTATTCAGCTTATCATGTTAACATCAGTGCTGTGAACAGCGTCAGCACGTCCCCCGCTGCAAGCCAGCCAATACCACAGCGACAAGACGTGCCCA CTGGGAAGGTGAACGTGACGGTGCACAGCAATACATCTTTTACTATCTATTGGAAAGACAATCTCATCGAACAGTACGTCTGCTATTCTGTGGAGTGGATGAAGAGGGGACATAAAGCAGCGTACATGTCCTTTAATGTGGATAAAAACAACTATAGGACCTTATCTCCTTTAACAG AGCCTTTGGAGCCTTATAAGAGATACAGCATCACTCTGCACACTCGTCCAAACAAGGATACCTGCAACATGAAGTATATCAACAACAGCGAGAGCACCTACGGGAGCACACACTTCTACTACACAGAAGGAT CTCCCGTCAGTGCTCCCACAAACATCAGCAGCTACGATGTGACGCTGACTTCAGTGGTGCTGCAGTGGTCGTCCATCCCGGAGGAGGACATCAGAGGCTTCCTACTGGGTTACATAATCCACTACACTGAGTACCACCACAGTGGGGCAGGTGCAGAGAGAA ATATATCAGTGGGTCCAGAGTTAAACAGCTATGAACTGAAAGCTCTCAAAAGCAGCACAGCGTACGAAGTCCAGATATCCGGTTTCACCCAGGCGGGAGAAGGAGTACGAAGCACAGCGAGCTTCTTCAAAACAAACTATCGAG CGTATTTTAACTTCAGTGGTGTAATCATATCGTTTGCAGTTGTGGCCACTGTGCTGATATTTGCACCACCGATAATAAAAAG AGCAAAAATCATGCTGTGGCCAAGCATACCTGACCCCGGGAACAGCAACGCAATGCAGAAAATAGAAGAGCAG GAACTACTAAAGTCCGTCAACACCCTGAAGGTGGAAGAATGGGACACTAACAGTCTTCAGATAATCGAGAAAGAAGATGTGATACCATCAGTGTCACCGCTTCTCCATGCCTCAGAGGACGAAGAAGACTCACCAGAAATTACTTGTAACTGGACcccaacagagacagaggatgcAACTGGAGACATCCTGCCTGACATTACTGCAGAAACACTATCGGCCGCCCAGCAGACAGCCCCCCAGAGTTCTCCTTTTGCCTTTTCCAGCGGATATACAACAATGGAAGTGTTCCAGCAGGTGATGCCTCAGGCTGCGCCACCGAACACATCAGCTACTCAAGCCATGGAGAGCGAACCAGTGGACACACACTCGACGGTGTTAAGATCAGGATTGGACTATATGAGGCAATTTAGCAGCAGTCGCACCTTGGACAGCGAGATGTCTGTGAATTTGTGA